A single region of the Streptosporangiales bacterium genome encodes:
- a CDS encoding CoA ester lyase — translation MIEKSRSLPVDEVFLDLEDAVAPGAKAEARATVVAALREGGWSGTRVVRVNDWTTQWTYQDVVEVVGQAGAHLDALLLPKTASAAHVTALDLLLAQVETQAGLEVGRIGIEPQIENAAGLADVDAIAAASPRVEAIVFGPADFMASINMRSLVVGEQPPGYDVGDAYHYPLMRILTAARANGLQAIDGPYLQIRDVDGLRRVAGRSAALGFDGKWVLHPGQVDVINELFSPTQKDYDHAELILEAYEWHTSDAGGRRGAVMLGDEMIDEASRKMARVVAAKGRAAGLTRTQSFVPPS, via the coding sequence ATGATCGAGAAGTCCCGGTCGCTGCCCGTCGACGAGGTGTTCCTCGACCTGGAGGACGCTGTCGCGCCCGGCGCCAAGGCAGAGGCGCGCGCGACCGTCGTCGCGGCCCTGCGCGAGGGCGGCTGGTCGGGCACGCGGGTCGTCCGGGTCAACGACTGGACGACGCAGTGGACGTACCAGGACGTCGTCGAGGTCGTGGGACAGGCAGGCGCGCACCTCGACGCACTGCTGCTGCCCAAGACCGCGTCGGCCGCGCACGTCACCGCGCTCGACCTGCTGCTCGCCCAGGTGGAGACGCAGGCCGGGCTCGAGGTCGGTCGCATCGGCATCGAGCCGCAGATCGAGAACGCCGCGGGACTCGCCGATGTCGACGCGATCGCCGCGGCGTCACCGCGGGTGGAGGCGATCGTCTTCGGGCCCGCGGACTTCATGGCGAGTATCAACATGCGGTCGCTCGTGGTGGGGGAGCAGCCACCCGGGTACGATGTCGGCGACGCGTACCACTATCCGCTGATGCGCATCCTGACCGCGGCGCGCGCGAACGGGCTGCAGGCGATCGACGGGCCGTACCTGCAGATCCGCGACGTCGACGGACTGCGCCGGGTCGCCGGCCGGTCCGCGGCGCTCGGCTTCGACGGCAAGTGGGTGCTGCACCCCGGCCAGGTCGACGTCATCAACGAGCTGTTCTCGCCGACCCAGAAGGACTACGACCACGCCGAGCTGATCCTGGAGGCGTACGAGTGGCACACCTCCGACGCCGGCGGGCGGCGGGGAGCGGTCATGCTCGGCGACGAGATGATCGACGAGGCCTCGCGCAAGATGGCGCGCGTCGTCGCGGCGAAGGGCAGGGCGGCGGGACTGACGCGCACGCAGTCGTTCGTTCCGCCGAGCTGA